In one Sphingobacterium daejeonense genomic region, the following are encoded:
- the mnmD gene encoding tRNA (5-methylaminomethyl-2-thiouridine)(34)-methyltransferase MnmD has product MEFVKTADGSKTLYHDQVGEHYHSKHGAQQESIHVFLNTGLRYWLDKESSQSASILEIGFGTGLNFLLTADYCSKNNVNLNYIGIEAYPLKPELIVQSEYNQYVNTEIWDQFVENYAKALESKLSFNELIQLEIAHQKVMDFQSEERFDVIYFDAFAEIHQPEMWTPETLAHVCQFLRPGGVFVTYAITGNLKRAMKALGFSIEKAPGAPGKREMLRATKL; this is encoded by the coding sequence ATGGAATTCGTTAAAACAGCAGATGGCTCAAAAACTTTATACCATGATCAGGTAGGTGAACACTATCATTCAAAACATGGTGCCCAACAGGAAAGTATCCATGTGTTCCTGAATACGGGTCTCCGCTATTGGCTGGACAAGGAATCCTCCCAATCTGCATCCATATTGGAGATTGGTTTTGGTACAGGATTGAATTTCTTGTTAACAGCTGATTATTGTTCTAAAAACAATGTAAATCTCAATTATATTGGTATTGAAGCCTATCCGCTCAAGCCAGAGCTAATTGTGCAGTCCGAATACAATCAATATGTAAACACCGAAATATGGGACCAATTTGTTGAGAATTACGCTAAAGCGCTTGAATCCAAACTCTCTTTTAATGAACTCATCCAACTTGAAATCGCACACCAAAAGGTTATGGATTTTCAATCGGAAGAAAGGTTTGATGTAATTTATTTTGATGCATTTGCTGAAATCCATCAACCTGAAATGTGGACTCCAGAAACTTTGGCGCATGTATGTCAATTCTTAAGACCGGGAGGTGTTTTTGTAACTTATGCCATCACCGGAAATTTAAAAAGAGCCATGAAGGCATTGGGATTCAGTATCGAAAAAGCCCCAGGAGCACCCGGAAAGAGAGAAATGCTGAGAGCAACAAAATTATAG
- a CDS encoding dicarboxylate/amino acid:cation symporter has translation MKEILKNYGSIILLLIGITVGSLIGIFFPQMVDILKPIGDIFLNLLFVSVIPLLFFAISSSIANIEDSNKLGKTIGIMTSVFVVTIIIAAIATIAGLWAFPVTAISDGSAVNEALSTNADETWGDRIVRFLTVDEFANLLSRKNILAFVIFSLLVGTATRKSGEMGKQFTAFLNAGNKVMENLLILVMKAGPIGLGAYFAYQVKTLGPELFGFYAKPLGFYYAFGIIFFFVFFSIYAFIAKGTLGVSSFWKHNISPSLTAISTCSSLATLPANLIAANKIGIPKEISSIVIPIGNTLYKNGSSISSILKIYVAFSILGWDFFEPTTLLTAVGITVLVSMVAGGIPNGGFIGEMLMISIYGIPNEAVPSILIIGALVDPLATVLNATGDTVAAMLVTKFSGEKFNPEQAEA, from the coding sequence ATGAAAGAAATTCTTAAAAATTACGGAAGTATCATCTTACTTCTGATAGGTATAACCGTCGGTAGTCTGATAGGCATATTCTTCCCTCAAATGGTAGATATCCTAAAACCTATTGGTGATATTTTCCTTAATCTACTCTTTGTATCCGTTATTCCACTTTTATTTTTTGCTATATCATCTTCGATCGCGAATATTGAAGACAGTAACAAATTGGGGAAAACCATTGGCATTATGACCTCGGTTTTTGTAGTTACGATTATCATTGCCGCTATTGCAACGATTGCTGGTCTTTGGGCATTTCCTGTTACTGCTATTTCGGATGGATCAGCTGTTAATGAAGCCTTATCGACCAACGCCGATGAAACTTGGGGTGATAGAATTGTTCGTTTTTTGACTGTTGATGAATTTGCAAACCTTCTTTCACGGAAAAATATCCTGGCTTTTGTAATTTTCTCGCTTTTGGTAGGTACAGCGACTCGCAAATCTGGCGAAATGGGAAAACAATTCACTGCTTTTCTGAATGCAGGAAACAAGGTGATGGAAAACTTATTGATTTTGGTGATGAAAGCTGGCCCAATAGGTTTAGGTGCATACTTTGCCTACCAGGTAAAAACATTGGGGCCTGAATTATTTGGGTTCTATGCAAAACCACTTGGTTTCTATTATGCTTTTGGGATTATCTTTTTCTTTGTATTCTTCAGTATCTATGCATTTATTGCAAAAGGCACATTAGGCGTAAGCTCATTCTGGAAGCACAATATTTCACCTTCCTTAACTGCCATCAGTACCTGTAGCAGTTTGGCAACCTTACCTGCCAATCTTATAGCAGCCAATAAGATAGGAATACCAAAAGAAATCTCCAGCATCGTAATTCCTATCGGAAACACACTTTATAAAAATGGATCTTCTATTTCATCTATTTTGAAGATTTATGTGGCCTTTTCCATCCTTGGATGGGACTTTTTTGAACCTACGACCTTGTTGACAGCTGTTGGGATTACGGTCTTAGTTTCGATGGTTGCTGGAGGGATTCCTAATGGAGGATTTATTGGTGAAATGTTGATGATTTCCATTTATGGTATCCCCAATGAAGCAGTACCTTCCATATTAATTATTGGTGCTTTAGTTGATCCCTTAGCAACTGTATTAAATGCTACTGGCGACACTGTTGCTGCCATGTT